The genomic stretch CAGAGCCTGGATTGAAGATTTGGGGTGAGTTATGAGTTTCATGAAGAAAGGGCTGTGGCGTAATGGATTGGCGAAACAATAAACTGTTTGGAGGGCTTGCAAGAATTAAATATCATTGACATGTAAGAAAGATTGGACCGGGTGACCAACTTATCTGCTCATCAATTTACACTTTGGGCATCGTTTTCATTTCTATTGCTTTCTCGTTTACCCTTGTTCCCTGGGCTTTTTGTACGTTGCTTTTGAGACTATGAAATGCcaagcatgtacaagtaatgATGACCAGGCGAATCAGAATGTAAATGGATAAATGAAAATGAAAGGAAActgtataaaaaaaaagggaaaataaaTTCACGATTCATCTGAAGGCCATAGTGGGTGCCTTTGGGCGGTACCTGCCAATGCGAGTGCCCAGAGTGCGTGCGGCAAGTACTCCCCATATCTTGGGCAAATGGAAGGCACGCAGCAAGCAAGCGCTCCCCTCCGAAAGTGCTTTCCCAAAACGGGCCAAGCCCCCCACACATCACACCTTTCGGCTTTGCGACCTCACGAAATCTCccgagctttttttttctccctcatACAGAGTAtccaaaaaccaaaaaaaaaaccaaaaaaaatccccATCAATTGCCCGCCCGTCCGCGCCCGCGCAAAGGAGAGCGATTCTGCTGCGAAACGAGACGATCCGCGTCAACGAAACCCGCCGGCTCCCCCCTGGACTCTGCTCCTTTTCCGTTTATCCGCAACAGAAACGACCGCCATAATGTCTTCGTCACTTGCTCGTCCCATGCTCCGCTCGCCGGCTCTGCGCCAGCTTGCTTTCCGCCGCAGCGAgagcaccgccgccaacaaggcCTCCGAGACCGCCAAGGAcgctgccgccaaggccaaggagtACCAGGCAAAGGCTGCGCAGGGCCTGTCGCGCGtcgccggcgctgctggacctGCCATTGCCGGTGCTGCTCGTGGCGTCACCAACGCGCTCGGCAAGGTCGGTGGACGAACTGGCAAGCTGATCAACTTCGTTGAGAGTATGTTGTCGCGGCTCTTCCCTAATCAGGTCCCAATTGCATTGGTTGCTGACCCGTGAGCGTCAACTCTGCAGAGCAAACCCCTCAGGCCGTTTACTACGGCAAGGTCGCCCTTGAGACCGGCAAGATCGTCTTCCACACCCAGAAGATGAGCCCTCCGTAAGCGACTCGCCTTCTTGCATGCCGCGTCTTGTGATACTAACCCGTGCCGTAGTTCCGTTGCCACCTTCCAGTCCTTCTACCAGTCCTTGTGGAAGTCCGTCCAGAGCGGCACCATCCTCAAGTCTCCTCAGAaccttctccagcaggtCCGCAGCCTGACTCCCGGCCAGCTCGTTGCTGGCGGCGTCATCTTCGCCGAGTGCCTTGGATTCTTCACCGTTGGCGAGATGATTGGCCGATTCAAGCTCATTGGCTACCGAGGAGAGACTGCCTCTCACCACTAAATATGTTATGGGGCATATATAGTTCCACGATTTTCAAAAGAAGTCAAGCATACCGAGCATCGATAATCTAGGCTTGGGCGTTTTATTGGGCCAGGATTAGCTGATAAAGCATGAGAGTTGTCCGcggtagaaaaaaaaaggagagtgAGACGAAGAGATGACTAGGAACCCCGCGTTCGCAAACACACACGCGCGCGCATCCACACGCAAAAGCACGCATATCATACACAAAAAGGACGAAAATCGGCATGTACGGATAGATAAAGAGGATCGGAATAGAGGAAATCGTGGTTGGCATCACAAACCCTAACTGGTGAAGCAAAAAGGAGATTTGGTGTATCCAAACCggttgggaaaaaaaaaggaggggctAGAACAATGCGTGGTCGAGCAAGACGAAGTGAGGATCGGGAGGGGAATAAGGAAGGGCTTTGGCTTGGAcattttgttttatttcgGGGAAccctcttttcccttgtgTATTGGCTGTATCTGGCTGTGAGCACTTGGTTTTGACATTTCTCCCCTTTCCTTTGTTATCACGTGTACATCAGAGACCTGCTCGATGCtataacagcagcagcagctactTTAATCCATGACAAAATTCTTCGGATGCTCAATTCCAGTCTCTTTCGCAAGCCAAAGTGGTGGCCAACCCACCGTCATTATCATGTGTGTTGTTAGAGTAACAAAGATACATACCGATTTTTGGCCGCACCGAGGTAAGTTGAGCCAAGACTACCCAGCCCACCACACCTGACATGTAACATTCGTACAACGTCGTGGCTTAAAGGCCCAGAGCCGACTGGTCCCTTCTCGCGCGCCTTGGTTATCTTTTTGGACCCCCATCAAGAGCGTAGCACTGCTGCAGTCGATCTTCGCGTCTTGGAGCCAAGAATACAcatgagcaaaaaaaaagccctcCTTGCTAACACCACCCTGTCAGTCAACGAAATTTCCCcttgcatatatatatatatataggtagcAAAGCTTTTTGTACGCCTGATGTCGAGAGATGCTCAGGGGCaaaaaatttttttctttctccatAATTCAAGAGAGAATACTACTCCATCGCGTCCAACAGCCGCTTTTCCCTTCCATCACAGTAGGTACTAGGTATGTACTAC from Trichoderma atroviride chromosome 3, complete sequence encodes the following:
- a CDS encoding uncharacterized protein (BUSCO:EOG092D4HT4), producing MSSSLARPMLRSPALRQLAFRRSESTAANKASETAKDAAAKAKEYQAKAAQGLSRVAGAAGPAIAGAARGVTNALGKVGGRTGKLINFVEKQTPQAVYYGKVALETGKIVFHTQKMSPPSVATFQSFYQSLWKSVQSGTILKSPQNLLQQVRSLTPGQLVAGGVIFAECLGFFTVGEMIGRFKLIGYRGETASHH